AATCACAATCTATTGACGAAGTGCCTATTAGGTAATGACTTGACGTTTAATAATCAAACCCTCAATTGTATTCTAACCGAAAGAATTGCCGTTCAAGCTCTCAAAAGGTATTTTGAGAGCTTGAACGGCGGCTAAGCGCCTATTTTGAGGTTGTATGCCATTAGCTTAATGACTGTCTCTACTTCTTGTGTAGTAGACGAAAACTCTTAACATCAGGGACAACAATTCCGGTACATATAATCGAGCCGAGCCCTAGGTATTATTTAGTCCCATTGTTTTAATCCGTAATCTTGATTATTAATATTATTAAGACACCCATTCCTAGACTGTTAATATTATTAAGACACCCATTCCTAGACTGTTAAAGTTTCAATCTTCGACTAGGCTTTAAGGACGTTAATCAACCATGGATGGATGATGTATGCCTCAAGCTCGAAAAAATCAAATCAGCTTAATCGATACCCCTTATTATCATTGTGTTTCCCGCTGTGTACGGCGTTCTTTTTTGTGTGGCGAAGATAAATACACGGGACAAAGTTACGAGCATCGCCGGGACTGGGTAGAATCTCGTTTGTTATTTTTAGGTTCGGTATTTGCCATTGATATCGCGGCCTATGCGGTGATGAGTAATCATACCCATGTGGTGCTGTGTGTGGATAAAGACCTTGCGGGCAGTTGGCCTGACAAAGAGGTCCTTAGCCGTTGGCATCGATTACACAAGGGCACGTTACTCACACAAAAGTATTTACGGGGTGATGCGCTTAGTACTTGCGAGCAACTGACAGTGGATGAAACCGTTGAGGTTGTCCGTCATCGCTTATACGACATCAGTTGGTTTATGCGTGAATTAAATGAACACATTGCTCGTGAAGCCAATGCAGAAGATGGCTGCACGGGCAGGTTTTGGGAAGGAAGATTCAAAAGCCAGGCCTTGCTAGATGAAAGCGCGGTGCTAGCCTGTATGGCCTATGTGGATTTAAACCCAATTCGCTCCAAAATGGAAAGTACGCCAGAAACCTCCAAGCATACTAGTGTGTTTCAACGTATTCACGCCCTCAAAGAAGGCAAACAACCTGCTTCTCTGATGTGTTTTGTAGGTAATTATCGACAAAACATGCCCAAAGGTATCGCCTTCAGCTTGATTGATTATTGTGTACTAGTTGATAGCACTGGCAGAAGTCTTCGAGACGACAAAGCCGGATATATTGACCATAGCCAGAGCGATATTCTTCAACGACTAAACATCAATACAGAGCAATGGCTGGCACTCACCACTGAATTCGAAAAGCACTTTGCCACCGCGGTGGGCAGTGAGCATATGCTTCAGCAGTTCAAGCGTCACACAAAACATCAACGCATAAGAGGCATGGGTAAGGCAAAAATATTGTTCAAACACGCATAACAACATCAAATCATCAAGTCTCTGCATGCCACAATAAGCGGGTAATTTCGGCTGCTTAGGATTTGGTAAATCGACCGACTTATCAAATGAATAACCGATATCGTATTCAAAATCTGCAGTTAGGCATTATTTTACCTACCCAGAATAAGGCATTTAGCATTTCAGTATTACCAAAAAAATCAATATTCGAAAACTTAATAAAGATGGCTGTCTACTTTATTAACCGATAAAGATGGCTGTCTACTTTATAATAATAAAAATGGGTGTCTACTTTATAATAGCAGTTAGGCATTATTTTACCTACCCAGAACTAAGGCATTTAGCATTTCAGTATTACCAAAAAAATCAATATTCGAAAACTTAATAAAAATGGGTGTCTACTTTATACTGTTCAAGCGTCACACAAAACATCAACGCATAAGAGGCATGGGTAAGGCAAAAATATTGTTCAAACACGCATAACAACATCAAATCATCAAGTCTCTGCATGCCACAATAAGCGGGTAATTTCGGCTGCTTAGGATTTGGTAAATCGACCGACTTATCAAATGAATAACCGATATCGTATTCAAAATCTGCAGTTAGGCATTATTTTACCTACCCAGAACTAAGGCATTTAGCATTTCAGTATTACCAAAAAAATCAATATTCGAAAACTTAATAAAAATGGGTGTCTACTTTATACTTTATATATAATTTATAGTAACTAAACCGACAATTTCTCTTGAAAATGACATTTTGTAACACACCACATCTCAAATCATTAATCTGTTGCTGGTTAATCAAAGGCTATTTTTTGACTGATGATAGTTGCGTCACTGGTACCAGATGTCGAGGGCATTAAATGTTCCTCTCGTGGCTTGAATCCGGGCCATTGTTGCGGCAAGTCATAACTTGTCTCAATCAGGTTAAAAATCGGCTGTGCTGCCGATTGGTTTGCACCCATTGCATCAGTGTAATCAAAGGTTACGCTAATCGACTGTTTATGAATGCTATTCAGCTGGAAAACAAATTTTCGGGCGATAGGATTAGTGGCAACATAGTCTTGCTCATTTATGCTCATATTGCGTAATTTAATCGGACTATCGGCCATCAGTTTAATGTTATGCAGTTGTCTGTTTGGCTCGATGGTGATGCTGAGCCTTTTTATCCCATTTTCTAAGCTTGTGCGTTTGACCATGTAACCAGACCCTTGCAACGGCAATGCGGCCACTTCGGTGGTAAAATATGCTTGGCGTCGACGACTAATCGGAAACACATCCTTATTAAGCAGGTTAACCCTGTTTTGTTCATTAAAAAATTGTTCAGTGAAGCTGTCCAATTGCCTATTGTAGGAAAACAGATAGGCTTGCTGCTTATCAGCATCATACAGATAATTTACGCTACTGGGCTTCTTACGCTCTGCACTATAATCTGCGTGCAGGCTAATTCCCACGAAGCTAATGATGGCACCGGCTAACATAAACAGTTGAATACTGCGGATCCCTTTTAACACAAAAAATAACGGTATTAAGGTCACAAACACTAATACGCTGATGATGGTGGCAATTGCCAAGTTAGACAAACCTAAACCTATTACAAAAACGGGTATTTGTGGGGTAATAATGACTAAGCCAGGTAGACTAAATAAGGTGATCATAATAGCGTTGCGATTGGCACTCTCATTGTCTCGCAGTAGGCTACTAAATATCGCTAAAGGTGCGATAGCCATAATGATAAAAAAACCCGCACCGGTTAAAAATATGCTGAGCAATAGATTTATCACTATCCAAACACTAATGATGGATACGTACCATTGAGCGCTGGTTATCCCATCAAATCTGTTGATCAGCCAGCTGTATATCAATGCCGTGGCCGTTATCGTCAGCAATATTCCGCAGGCGATTATATAATGTCCGGTATAAGGGAATCCTTGGGTGATATCTTGAAATTGTGGATAGAGAAGTAAAAGCCCTTGCCAGCCAAATAAACCAATTAATGTGGCCACTCCGATACTCAAAAACAATGGTAAATAGCCGGTCAATATCCTATTAACCGTCAACTTACCCATTTTAATGCCATTGATGCACATCATCACAAAAACCAATGTGACAAGCAGTGCCATAGGTAATACCCATGAGAACGGATAGTCGTAAAGCGCTAAACTACCGAAATTAAAATATACATTGTCATCATCGCTGTCCAATTGACTCAAATCAGCGTTGGCAAAGTAGGGGAGTAGCGCGGTGATATAGTCTATCTGATGATTTAGGGTGTTTTTATCTAACCGTGCTGCACTGTCTTGTGCCGTATGATAGTCAAAGTGGTCATCGATAAAGGCGAAATTAAAGCCTTTAATATTACCTTGCTCTCTTAATACAGTTAAATCGGTGTCATTGGGTAGCATCTTATAGATACTGTACATCAAGGAATTGGCATTAGGGTGAGTGATACCAGCCGCAGCGTAGGCTTGAATTAACTGTCGGTTGCCACCGTTCGTTTCTAACAATGTGTAGCTAGGCCCACCGCTGCCACGGGCTTCAAAGTTGAGTGCCAAAGTAATGTTTTTTGCCCAAGGATGGGATTTCACAAAAGCTTCTGCACCCAGCAGTCCAATCTCCTCGGCATCGGTAATGACAATATAAATATCATTTTGCTGATCTAACTTGCTAGCCAAAAACGTCCTTACACCTTCGAGTATCACTGCTACACCGCTACCAGCATCACTTGCACCTAAAGAGGATGCTAGCGATGAATCATAGTGTGAGATTAGGGCTAGGGCGTGTTCAGAATTGCTGTTCGGCTGAGCAGGTATCCGAGCGACAATATTCAATACTTGTGCTGCGACGGGGTAATTTGAGTTGATGGATAAGGCGGATTGAATCTGTACGTCTAGTCCTAACTTGGTCAACTGTTCGACTATATATTGACGTACTTGTTCATGTTGTGCCGAGCCACTGTAATGGGGATGTTGAGCAGTCGTCTGGATGTGACGCTGGGCATTGTCGCTGGAAAATTGACTACCACCGATATTAAAGCTGGCATCCTGACTAGGAATTTGACTTTGCCATGATAAGAGTAAAGTGGCAATAATAATCAGGGTAAGGATGAGACTAATGATGCTCGAAGCACGTTGGGTGGTTGAGGTCACGGTATTTCCATTACTTTTTTATTCCAGCTTAGCGTAAAATAAAAAACTTACAATACGGTCTAAGTTTTGACTTTCACCTGTGGTTGGACGATACACCCTAGGATTTGCTTTATTTAGCTTTAATCCTTGAAATTACGGGGTGCATCGCTATAATACGCGCTCTTTTGACTCGGCTGAATTAGTGATCGGCGAGTCTTCATTCAATTTGGAGAAATATATGTCACTAACTACTCAAGAAACGGCTCAAATCCTTGCTGATTTTGGCGTGAAAGAAGGCGATACAGGTTCACCTGAAGTACAAGTTGCTTTGTTAACCAACAACATCAACAAGTTACAAGGTCACTTCGCTGATCATAAGAAAGATCACCACTCACGTCGTGGTTTGTTACGCATGGTAAGTCAACGTCGTAAATTACTTGATTACCTTAAAGGTAAAAACCTTGAGCGTTACCAAGATTTGATCAAACGTTTAGGTCTACGTCGTTAATTCGATTTAAGATTTGACGAAAGGCGCTGTTTACAGCGCCTTTTTTGTATTTTTTTTGATAAGTTTGCCATTGTACGCAGAAGAATAGGGGATCTGCAACAGGTGGTGCTTTAACGCTTGATACGACAGTGCTTTATATCTTTCCAAGGTGTCAACCATCTGGGCAGCTTACACAAGAACACAAGGCTAGACATTCATTTGCTAATTTAATGGCCTTATTACAAGGTTTTAGCGGCCTGTGCGTTGTTATTGGCTAAAAAATCTTCACGTTCTTGCTCAGATAGAACCCCGACAAAGGGGGATTGACGACGTAATCTGTTCATTTCATCGCTATCCTCACACAACTGAGCAACTAATGCTGGCATGTCATTTTGTAAGTCTATAATGGCACTCCAGTTTAAATAATTGCCACGGTAAATTAGGCCAACTTTAAAACGCTCTTCAAGTTTAGTTTCGACCTGCGTAATTAGCTCTGGTCGTGCCTGTATTTTACTTGCAATTAGCTTGTGTATAGCCAATAGGTTGGCATCGACTAAATGGGCTGTGTGACGCATCAGCTGCGCTCTATCAATGATTCAAGCATGCCTTCCAATCCATTGACTTTGACTTCGTAGATTAGCGCCAGTTGTTCGCCCAACTTACCCGCTGGGAATCCTTGCTGGTGAAACCATACAAGATAGGGCTCCGGCAGGTGCAGCAATTTTCGGCCAGCGTATTTTCCAAATGGCATAACTTGATTTATAGCGAGTTTCAGTTGTTGGGAATCCATCATGGTGTTTTATTCTGCTGTGTGTTCCATAGGGTAGTGTAGGCGCCTTGCATATCTAAAAGTTGAGAATGAGTGCCTTGTTCGATGATTTGCCCCTGATCCATTACCACAATTCTATCGGCATCGACTATGGTAGATAGGCGATGGGCAATCACTAAACTAGTGTGACCTTGCGATATTTCCTTGATCGCGTCCAAAATAGACTTTTCTGACTGGCTATCGAGTGATGATGTTGCTTCGTCGAAGATTAAAATCGGTGGACGTTTTAAAATGGTCCGAGCAATCGCGACACGCTGCTTTTCACCACCGGATAGTTTTAATCCCCGCTCACCCACTTGTGTTTTATCACCATCGGGCAAACTGTTGACAAACCCACGAAGATGGGCGAGATCGATAGCTTTTTGGACGTCGTCATCACTGGCATCCGGTCGGCCATAGCGGACATTTTCAAAAATACTATCATTAAACAGCACTGTATCTTGAGGCACTATACCTATGGCTTCACGCAAGGATTGCTGGGGAACTTGGCTGATATCCTGCCCATCTATACAGATTTTGCCTGCGCTGACATCGTAAAAGCGAAATAGCAATTTCATAAGGGTAGACTTACCCGCACCGCTTTCACCCACGACAGCCACTTTTTCTCCAGGGGCTATCTCAAAGGATATGTTTTTTAAAATAGGTCGGTCAGGTCGATAGTGAAATGCCACTTGTGAAAAGATGATTTTTCCGCTGCTTACAATTAACGGCTTGGCATCTTTTACATCGGAAATCTGGGGCTGCTGATCAAGTAGAGTGAATAGGTTTTCAATGTTGGCCAAGGAGCCACGAATTTCGCGATATACAAAACCAAGAAAGTTCAGGGGCATAAATATTTGCATGGTGAAGGCATTGATCAAGACAAAGTCACCTATGGTCATTTTGCCTTCAACTACGCCAAATGCCGCCATGGCCATCATGGAAGTCATGGCTGCTGCGATGATGAAGGCTTGTCCGCCGTTTAAGGCAAATAATGACAGACGATTTTTACGTCTAGCGCTTTCCCACCCAGCTAAGTCTGTATCATAGCGACTCGCTTCGTATTTTTCATTATTGAAGTATTTCACGGTTTCATAATTCAATAGGCTATCAATCGCCCGGGAATTGGTGCTGGAATCAGCCAAATTAACTTCACGAACATACTTGGTTCGCCAATCAGTTGCTTTGACTGAGAAGGTGATATAAACAATCACCGCAGTTAAAATAATAAGGGCAAAACTAAGGCCGTAGTTATAAAATAGTAGACCCACGACCATAACAATTTCAATCAGGGTAGGGCCGATGTTGAACACCATAAAACGCATCAAAAAGCTGATGCCGCTGGTACCGCGTTCAATATCTCTGGATAATCCGCCGGTTTGACGATTGAGATGAAAGTTGAGGTCCAATTGATGCAGATGCTCAAACACCCTCAGTCCCACTCTGCGCATCGCACGTTCGGTTACTCTGCCAAACAAGGTGTCTCTAATTTCTCCCATCAATACATTAATTAAACGCAGCACTCCGTAAGCAATAATCAACGCTATAGGTACGACTAACAATTGACTACCCGGTGAGGAGATATTTAACGTATCGACGGTGTGTTTGAGCACAAAGGGTAACCATACACTGGCTACTTTAGCTGCTACTAGGCACAACAAGGCAAAAAATACACGTTGCTTAAACTCCATTAAAAATGGAAGAAGCTGTCTAAATACGCTCCAATTTAATGGTCTATTTGGATCTACTGGGATTCGACTTGAACGCATACTACTTGCTGGGGAAATGAGTGTCGGGCTAGTTTATCAGGAAAAAGCGGGTTGATCTGCCATAATTCTTAGGCATCTCCGGTTTGTTGGAGTAGTTCTCTGACCTTATGATAGCGCTCTAGTTGTTCGTCATTGAGTTGGCTGTTTTCGACCACGCGAATGCAATTATCGATTAGTTTTAAATTGGCGCTGGACGAATTATCGGCGTTCTCGTTCATGGCTATTGCTTGCAATAAGTTCAATGCAATAGATACATTTTTGGGCATGACGGTAAATGCTTGTCTAAAGACCCGTAGTGCATCATCCAAATCACCCCGTTTATAATACGTCACGGCTGAGTTATTTAGTTCTTTAGGGGTTTGTTTAATGGCTATTCTTTCTTGCTTCTCTTGCTGAACGTAATGCAAAAACAAACTACCTTGTTGTTGGTCTTTTTTGCATCGTCGCTCGATAGCATCGAGGATCTTACTAGATTTTTCGTATAGGCCTAGTTCGTGGAAGGCTTTGGCCTTATCAAGCAGGGCATCCATACTTTCCATTTCCCAATTCTCTTCTGCCAGTTGTTCTAATAATGCTTTTGCATTCTCTTTCTCGTCCTGCAAGTATAATAATCGAGCATCAATTACCTTTATTTGATCATGCAATTCAGCTTTGGGAAATGCCGCTTTGAATTGTTTTACATATTCATTGGCCTGCTTAAGAAGTTTGAATGTTTCACTCTCATCGGATGTCATCGCAAAATCGATTCCTGCTCGCGCGACATTCAGATAATTTTCAGGTTTGTCGTGAATAGAATCTTTGGCGAATTTGACAATTTTCTTAGCTGCGTCAAATTGGGTTTCATAATCATGGGTGATCCGGGATAAATCTAGGGCTGTTTTATGTCTTCGGATATTCCGAGGTGAAATTTCAGTGGCCATAACCACGCATTCTAATGCGTTCTCGAAATCTTTTTGTTTTATTTGCAGTGCGGTGAGCAGATCGTAAGCGGCTAATTGTGAGTCTGATTGAAAGGCTAATTCCAGCACCAGTTTTTCTGCATCTTCATCTTCATTCAAATAAATATGAGCGTTGACCAAACCTAACTGTGCCCAGGTAAATGGCTGAACATTGATGATTGCCTGATAAAATTCTTTGGCTTGTTGATGATGGCCGCAGGCCAACAAAAGTTCGCCTTTGGTTTTTAATGCTAGCGGGAAAAACTCAGAGTTTTTAGGATCTGCTAAAAACAGCTCGACTTCGGCCAATGCTTTAGAAAGCTGTCCTTTGCCTAAGTAACGATAAACTTTCTTTAAGGCTCTTTTACGCAATAATACTTT
Above is a window of Aliiglaciecola sp. LCG003 DNA encoding:
- a CDS encoding transposase, with translation MPQARKNQISLIDTPYYHCVSRCVRRSFLCGEDKYTGQSYEHRRDWVESRLLFLGSVFAIDIAAYAVMSNHTHVVLCVDKDLAGSWPDKEVLSRWHRLHKGTLLTQKYLRGDALSTCEQLTVDETVEVVRHRLYDISWFMRELNEHIAREANAEDGCTGRFWEGRFKSQALLDESAVLACMAYVDLNPIRSKMESTPETSKHTSVFQRIHALKEGKQPASLMCFVGNYRQNMPKGIAFSLIDYCVLVDSTGRSLRDDKAGYIDHSQSDILQRLNINTEQWLALTTEFEKHFATAVGSEHMLQQFKRHTKHQRIRGMGKAKILFKHA
- a CDS encoding M20/M25/M40 family metallo-hydrolase; this translates as MTSTTQRASSIISLILTLIIIATLLLSWQSQIPSQDASFNIGGSQFSSDNAQRHIQTTAQHPHYSGSAQHEQVRQYIVEQLTKLGLDVQIQSALSINSNYPVAAQVLNIVARIPAQPNSNSEHALALISHYDSSLASSLGASDAGSGVAVILEGVRTFLASKLDQQNDIYIVITDAEEIGLLGAEAFVKSHPWAKNITLALNFEARGSGGPSYTLLETNGGNRQLIQAYAAAGITHPNANSLMYSIYKMLPNDTDLTVLREQGNIKGFNFAFIDDHFDYHTAQDSAARLDKNTLNHQIDYITALLPYFANADLSQLDSDDDNVYFNFGSLALYDYPFSWVLPMALLVTLVFVMMCINGIKMGKLTVNRILTGYLPLFLSIGVATLIGLFGWQGLLLLYPQFQDITQGFPYTGHYIIACGILLTITATALIYSWLINRFDGITSAQWYVSIISVWIVINLLLSIFLTGAGFFIIMAIAPLAIFSSLLRDNESANRNAIMITLFSLPGLVIITPQIPVFVIGLGLSNLAIATIISVLVFVTLIPLFFVLKGIRSIQLFMLAGAIISFVGISLHADYSAERKKPSSVNYLYDADKQQAYLFSYNRQLDSFTEQFFNEQNRVNLLNKDVFPISRRRQAYFTTEVAALPLQGSGYMVKRTSLENGIKRLSITIEPNRQLHNIKLMADSPIKLRNMSINEQDYVATNPIARKFVFQLNSIHKQSISVTFDYTDAMGANQSAAQPIFNLIETSYDLPQQWPGFKPREEHLMPSTSGTSDATIISQKIAFD
- the rpsO gene encoding 30S ribosomal protein S15; its protein translation is MSLTTQETAQILADFGVKEGDTGSPEVQVALLTNNINKLQGHFADHKKDHHSRRGLLRMVSQRRKLLDYLKGKNLERYQDLIKRLGLRR
- a CDS encoding DUF3820 family protein, with amino-acid sequence MDSQQLKLAINQVMPFGKYAGRKLLHLPEPYLVWFHQQGFPAGKLGEQLALIYEVKVNGLEGMLESLIERS
- a CDS encoding ABC transporter ATP-binding protein/permease, translating into MRSSRIPVDPNRPLNWSVFRQLLPFLMEFKQRVFFALLCLVAAKVASVWLPFVLKHTVDTLNISSPGSQLLVVPIALIIAYGVLRLINVLMGEIRDTLFGRVTERAMRRVGLRVFEHLHQLDLNFHLNRQTGGLSRDIERGTSGISFLMRFMVFNIGPTLIEIVMVVGLLFYNYGLSFALIILTAVIVYITFSVKATDWRTKYVREVNLADSSTNSRAIDSLLNYETVKYFNNEKYEASRYDTDLAGWESARRKNRLSLFALNGGQAFIIAAAMTSMMAMAAFGVVEGKMTIGDFVLINAFTMQIFMPLNFLGFVYREIRGSLANIENLFTLLDQQPQISDVKDAKPLIVSSGKIIFSQVAFHYRPDRPILKNISFEIAPGEKVAVVGESGAGKSTLMKLLFRFYDVSAGKICIDGQDISQVPQQSLREAIGIVPQDTVLFNDSIFENVRYGRPDASDDDVQKAIDLAHLRGFVNSLPDGDKTQVGERGLKLSGGEKQRVAIARTILKRPPILIFDEATSSLDSQSEKSILDAIKEISQGHTSLVIAHRLSTIVDADRIVVMDQGQIIEQGTHSQLLDMQGAYTTLWNTQQNKTP
- a CDS encoding tetratricopeptide repeat-containing response regulator → MNPQISKDTKVLIVDDQVLAKGYMKYSLEELGFSNITYVDKAQHAINKIRHEHFDLIICSYNLKKDHDGYHLYDQLKHNGELDPSTAFIFISADTTSDLVHSIVELQPDDFLAKPFTVNELDKRLSKVLLRKRALKKVYRYLGKGQLSKALAEVELFLADPKNSEFFPLALKTKGELLLACGHHQQAKEFYQAIINVQPFTWAQLGLVNAHIYLNEDEDAEKLVLELAFQSDSQLAAYDLLTALQIKQKDFENALECVVMATEISPRNIRRHKTALDLSRITHDYETQFDAAKKIVKFAKDSIHDKPENYLNVARAGIDFAMTSDESETFKLLKQANEYVKQFKAAFPKAELHDQIKVIDARLLYLQDEKENAKALLEQLAEENWEMESMDALLDKAKAFHELGLYEKSSKILDAIERRCKKDQQQGSLFLHYVQQEKQERIAIKQTPKELNNSAVTYYKRGDLDDALRVFRQAFTVMPKNVSIALNLLQAIAMNENADNSSSANLKLIDNCIRVVENSQLNDEQLERYHKVRELLQQTGDA